CGTCCTGACCTTTGATTCGATCTTGGTCTGCTAGTTTTAATTGGGATGCTGACAGTGTCTGATTCGCATCTTCGTTCAAATAAACTGTTTGAGCATGCCACTGGTCAACAGCCTGACGATTACCATTGGATAACCCGTTAGCAAGGCCCGCTAACATAAAGACGACGAGGGCAATTAGTAGCAAAACCCCGCTAAGTAGCCCATATCTGAGTTTTTCGTGGGCCATTTCTTTTAAGCCTAAATACATGTCAATTCCTCCCTTTTAATTTCATTTATCAAGTGATAAATCAATGTGGTAATCGTATCACGTTCATTTTTGTAAATCAAATTTTTTATTTAATTACCAGGCTAAATTATTTCGAAATGGGTACCAAGGCTGGTATGATTAATTTATTGAATAGAGAGGCAGGTAATTATTAATGGTGAACAAGCAGTTCAATCATCGGGCCGCAGTTATTGCTGGTGTGACTGGTGGTGTGATTTCTGGTTTAGTTAAGTTAGGGTGGGAGAATATCCTACCGCCACGAACGCCACAGCGGGATCAAACGAATCCCCCACAACAATTATTGCAACAAATTGGGATTCCCGCCAGCGTTACGCATGCAACGTATTCATATTCTGGTCATGATTTACCAGGTGTCAGCTATGTCATGCATTTCGGATTCTCAACGACGTTTGCTGTGGCCTATAGTTTATGGGCTCGCAAGCACCCCCGGGCAAAAGGTGGCAGCAGCGCGTTGTATGGGTTAGGTATCTGGACAGCCTTTCACCATGGTATCTTGCCAGCACTGGGGACCGTTCCCGCTGCGAAGGATCAACCAATGACCGAACACGTGTCAGAAGCCATTGGGCATGTTTTATGGATGTGGACCGCTGATTGGGTTAGTGCCGCTGTCTATGACCGGATGACCCGTTCCAAATAGCGGTTTAAATCGGTTAGTGAGTGACGACATGATGAGGTGTTGTAGCCGCAGCCGTTGAATAAAGTTGTTGCTTGAAAAACTAGCTTGGTTAGGAATGATTACAACTGCTAACCAAGCTAGTTTTAATTGTCGCTATTTTGGTTAATGTTCGGATTCTGATGGTAACGGAAATAGTGATTCACCGCGACAATTACGTGATTATGAGGAAAGCAACTGAGATTAACGTCTATTACAATGGGACCATTTGATTTTAATGATTGATTTTTTAATTTAATTCTCATATTGACTGAAAATGTGCTAAAATATTAATATTGTGTGCAATATTTCATAAAAACATCCATAAATGAGAATGGGGCGGAAGTAGCTTGGAAAAGCAGGGAAAGATGAAGCGGTATCGCCAGTTCCGATTGAGCTTGGGCTGGCAGATCTTAATTGGGCTAGTGCTTGGAATTGTATTAGGGGTCGTCTTTTATGGCAATAAAACGGCGATTACTGCGATGCAAAACATCGGGACGATGTTCATCAGTCTGATTCAAATGATCGTTTTACCAATCGTGGTGGCATGTCTGATTACCGGGATTGCTAATATGGGCGACCTCAAAAAGTTAGGTCGGATTGGTGGTAAAACCATTATCTATTTCGAAATCATGACGACGATTGCGATCGCCTTAGGGTTGTTAATGGGTAACATTTTTCACCCTGGTGACTATATCGATATTCATCAACTACATGCGTCGAATATTAGTCAGTATGTGCAAACCGCTAAGACGGTCTCACACAATGGTATTTGGTCGACGGTCATGGGTATTATCCCGACTAACGTCTTTAAATCATTGTCAGCTGGTGACATGATTCCAGTCATCTTTTTTGCCGTTTTCTTTGGTTTAGGGACGGCGGCTATTGGCGAACAAGGCAAAATTATTCTGGACTTTATGAACGCTGTCGCCGAAGCTATGTTCAAAGTGACGAACTGGGTCATGCACACGGCTCCGATTGGCGTCTGTGCCTTAATTGGGGTCACGGTCGCTGAAATGGGCTTGAAGGCGCTGGCCCCGTTAGGCTATTTCATTATTCTTGCTTATATTACCATGGCAATCTTTATTGTGGTTGTGATGGGCATTGTTGGTAAGTTATTCGGTTTAAATATTTGGCACCTACTACGGGTCATTCGTGATGAAATGGTGCTTGGCTTTTCAACGGCGAGTTCTGAAGCGGCCCTGCCCCGCATTATCGATAAGATGGGGAAATACGGTGTTAGTGAAGGAATTGTCTCATTTGTGATCCCAACTGGGTATACGTTTAACTTGGATGGCTCCGCAATTTATCAATCGTTAGCGGCGCTTTTCTTAGCTCAGGCTTATGGGATTCACCTGTCACTCAGCCAGCAGATCACTTTATTGATTGTACTTATGATTACGTCAAAGGGGATTGCTGGTGTGCCGGGGGCTTCGTTTGTTGTCTTATTGGCGACGATTTCAACGATTGGCGTGCCAGTACAAGGACTCGCTTTTATTGCGGGAATCGACCGGCTAGTTGACATGGGACGAACCGTGGTTAACGTGGTCGGCAATTCATTAGCTGCGGTAATTATCGGTAAGTCAGAACATGAATTTGATACGGCCAAAAGTGATCAGTATTTAGCTGAGATTCGGGCGGGGCATGCGCGCGCAATTACGAAATAATTGAAAACAGCTCTGTCAGTTAGTTCTGCATTAATAATGCGATGGCGATGATCACTGATGATTGATAGGCCCAAAAGTTGTATTTCAGAAATTAATTTCTGAAATGCAACTTTTTTTATGATATCTTATTCTGGTTACAGCAATTACTTCAGCGATTAAGTTATGATAAGACCTATAGGGGAGGATGGCGATCGGATGACAACTGATTTTTCGATTGGGCAACTCGCACAGTTATTTGATATCCCAGTGGCGACTTTACGCTATTATGACGAGATTGGGTTATTGACGCCGGCACGAGTCAATCCGCATAGTCACTACCGATATTATGGGACGCCTCAGTTCGAACGGTTGAGTACCATTAAATATTTGCGAGCACTCGGCTTACCATTGGCTACGATTGCCGATTTTTTTGCGGCCCGTGAACTGTCCAAGCTGACGAGTATGTTAACGACCCAACAGCAGCAGGTTGAGGCGCAATTGCGATTATTAACGGCGGTACAACAACGGATCAATACACGCTTGGCCCAGATTAAAACGGCCCAAAGTGCCAATTTTGATGTGACTGAATGCGTGACGTTACCTGAAAGAGCGATGGTGGCTTTACGTCAGCCTTATCGCCCTCAAGATGATATTGAACTTGTTATTGCTAAGCTACGCGCACAGACCGGCGCGACGAACGAAATCTTTCTCGGCAAGGTTGCGCTGATGCTCGACCAGCAAGCCATCCAAGCCGGACATTTTGACCGCTATGCGGGAATTTGTTTATTATTTGAACCGGGTGATACGGTGCCACCCCATCAAGAACACTTGGCGGCTGGTAGCTATGCGCAGCGGATTTTTCACGGCACTCATTTGGATGCCCCGATGCAGTATCGACAATTGTTAGCGGATTGTCGTGCTCGCGGCTGGCACGTGGCGGGAACAGCTATTGAGACAGCACTGATTGATTATGGGATTACAGATCAGGTTGCACAGTCGGTGACGCAGATACAATTACCAATCAAGACTTGACCCTCAAGTAACTTTAGACTTTATACTAAATGATAATTAATTATTTTAAATTGAAATAAGCGCTAGAGATTAAGCTATTGATTAGGAGTGGCGATATGATTGGAACGATTTTTAATACGAGCATGATTTTAGCTGGTTGCTTGGTCGGCAGTATCTTTAAAAAAGGAATCAAGCCAGCTTACCATGCGATATTATTACAAGCGTTAGGGCTAGCGGCTTGTGTCATCGGCATTAATGCGGTCGTGCAACGGATGCCGCAGAGTAAGTACCCGGTGCTTTTTATTGTGAGCTTGGCGATTGGTGGATTAATTGGTCAAGCTTTGGATATTCAAGGGCATTTTGACCGCTGGGTGGGCCGTTTGGCGGGTGGCAACTTAGCGGAAGGCCTAGCGACTGCGGTGTTACTGTACTGTATTGGATCGTTATCGATTTTGGGGCCGATTGAGGCAGCCTTAAAGCATGATTACACCTTTTTGTTTACGAATGGCATGTTAGATGGCATCACGTCGATCGTATTAGCATCCACTTTCGGATTTGGCATCGCGATTGCGGCGGGCGTCTTGTTTTGTTGGCAGGGGAGCCTGTATGTTTTAGCATTAATTTTGAAAGGTGCGTTGAGTGCAGCGTTACTGAATGAAATTACCATTGTTGGTGGTATCTTGATTCTAGCATCCGGCTTAGGTATGTTGAAAATCAAGCAATTCAGTACGTTGAACCTATTACCAGCCTTGCTAGTGCCACCAATCGTAATTAGCGTGATGCAATTATTTTAACTAGTGGGCCAATGGTGAAGTCAATTGAGTCTTTTGATTGATAAAGTAAAAGCCACCAATTTAGGACAATCAGTGAAAGCTGATCATTTTAAGTTGGTGGCTTTGTGTATAATGCATCGATTTGAGAGATTGGCATTAAATATGGTTAAAACGGACTGTTTTTTAAATCAAAAGCAACCAGCTTAGGCCCGCTGGAAAAAAGTCGAGTAAGCGTAAAATTGCTTAGTTGGCGCGTCCTACACCGACTTCCAGGCATTTCGGCCAATTGCTGGAACGCGGTGGACACAGATTTAAGCCGCAAACCACGTCTTAAATACTGGTCTTCCACTAACCAAGCCAAGGACGCTTGCTAAGTGGAATTTCACCGCTGAGCATTGGCCGAAATGCCTTCCAGTCGGGATAGTGTTCGAATGGCGGACAAAGATGTACCTAAGCTTTTGATGAATTCGTCGTTGCTTTTCATAAACGATAATTTTGTTAATCAACTGTCAGACTGAAAGTGATATTGAGATAGCTCACTAATCCTGAATTGGTGTAGTAAGATGTAATCTCTCGACAAAGTGCTAATGCACCTAACACTTTGTTTGAAGTTCCAGTATCAAAATAGCCAACGATAGATTGTGCTAAGTTCGGTGGTCGTTCATCAGCCATTCGAGCGGCTTCAACCCGTGGCCCCTCACAGGCTTGAGACTGGAGGGGCTGGGTGACAATGCTCAGTAGCCAAATTATTCTTAGCTGGAAGTGGGTTGCTTCCGGCTTAGAATAAGACTCGTATTTGAGATGACGCGGGTTGGGCGTTAGCTCAAATCGACGTCGGCTGCGTTCCAGCAATTGTCACCCAGCCCCGGAGGTCGGCATAGGACGCGCACCGGCTGACGGAAAATAATGCAGTTAAACAGTTTGTTTTAACCATAATTCATGTCAACACGCACAATAGATGTCAAAGTAAGACACTGGTTAGATTAAGTGGTGTTTGATGCTGAAGAGTTGACGATTGCGTTCCAGATGACGGTGAATGTGATCGATGAGGACGTCGTGCGACCAATCGGTAGTTGTGTTAAGTGGCGGAACGGGAAAACGTTCATCGATATCGATTGTCGGTGGCGTGATGGCACAGTTGGCGACTAGGGCGATGGCGAGGCTCGTAGGTGTGTGCTGGTACATGAGGTCATTTCGAATCGCAAACCTGATGTGCTGCTGGTTGGCTAGTTTAACGTAGCGATTCAGGATGTCTTCATCTAGCAAGCCATGTAGGAGTAGCTGGTAATCAGGATGGGCCGCCATTTCACTTTTTAGTTCGGTTGAGTAGTCACGCATGAGTGCTTGGGTGAAAGTAATGCCCACATCGATTCGTTCGTGAAACGTGCCAAGGTTACGGTGTTGTTCATCCGGATGTAGTACGGGGGCCCCGAATATTGCGGATTGTAAGTGTTTATCCATTTGGTCTTCAGAATTAGCCATGCCAGTCAGGTCCTTTCACAATTAACCATAAAATTTAACTGCTTTTACTACTATTGTAATAAAGAAAGCGCTTTAATCAACATAAAATTTTCTAAAGCTGATCAGAAGTTAAAACTTTGGATGCCACTAGGCTTGAAACGGATGACAGATAATCTAAGGACGCAACGGATTTGCCGGGGCCAATTTAATGCTGTTTTGAAAACAAGGACTCAGTGCTTCATAAAATAACGAAGGTGCCCAGAATTAGGAAAATTGACTTCATCGGCAAATAACGAATATTCAAGGCCATTTTGGGAAAAGCCAGCCTCGGCCAGATAATCTCAATTATAATCTAAGTAACGGTCAGGGCTAATTCAACAAATTGATAATAAGGTTACTAATATATCAATAAACTGATTAAAGCAGTGTGCTGCTTAATGATTAACCAGGCTAACCTTAATCCTTGTCAGCATTGACTTACGGCTGATTATACAAGCCTTTTTTTTAAGATTGTAAAGGTGTATTATTGATTCGTCCATGGTATGATACTACATAGTATGTTAGGAAAGTAGTCAATCAAATTAAAAGAGAAACGGATGGTAACAAATGCCAAGACATTTACGGAAACGGCG
This Lactiplantibacillus plantarum DNA region includes the following protein-coding sequences:
- a CDS encoding YagU family protein, giving the protein MVNKQFNHRAAVIAGVTGGVISGLVKLGWENILPPRTPQRDQTNPPQQLLQQIGIPASVTHATYSYSGHDLPGVSYVMHFGFSTTFAVAYSLWARKHPRAKGGSSALYGLGIWTAFHHGILPALGTVPAAKDQPMTEHVSEAIGHVLWMWTADWVSAAVYDRMTRSK
- a CDS encoding cation:dicarboxylate symporter family transporter, with the translated sequence MKRYRQFRLSLGWQILIGLVLGIVLGVVFYGNKTAITAMQNIGTMFISLIQMIVLPIVVACLITGIANMGDLKKLGRIGGKTIIYFEIMTTIAIALGLLMGNIFHPGDYIDIHQLHASNISQYVQTAKTVSHNGIWSTVMGIIPTNVFKSLSAGDMIPVIFFAVFFGLGTAAIGEQGKIILDFMNAVAEAMFKVTNWVMHTAPIGVCALIGVTVAEMGLKALAPLGYFIILAYITMAIFIVVVMGIVGKLFGLNIWHLLRVIRDEMVLGFSTASSEAALPRIIDKMGKYGVSEGIVSFVIPTGYTFNLDGSAIYQSLAALFLAQAYGIHLSLSQQITLLIVLMITSKGIAGVPGASFVVLLATISTIGVPVQGLAFIAGIDRLVDMGRTVVNVVGNSLAAVIIGKSEHEFDTAKSDQYLAEIRAGHARAITK
- a CDS encoding MerR family transcriptional regulator; this encodes MTTDFSIGQLAQLFDIPVATLRYYDEIGLLTPARVNPHSHYRYYGTPQFERLSTIKYLRALGLPLATIADFFAARELSKLTSMLTTQQQQVEAQLRLLTAVQQRINTRLAQIKTAQSANFDVTECVTLPERAMVALRQPYRPQDDIELVIAKLRAQTGATNEIFLGKVALMLDQQAIQAGHFDRYAGICLLFEPGDTVPPHQEHLAAGSYAQRIFHGTHLDAPMQYRQLLADCRARGWHVAGTAIETALIDYGITDQVAQSVTQIQLPIKT
- a CDS encoding DUF554 domain-containing protein, whose protein sequence is MIGTIFNTSMILAGCLVGSIFKKGIKPAYHAILLQALGLAACVIGINAVVQRMPQSKYPVLFIVSLAIGGLIGQALDIQGHFDRWVGRLAGGNLAEGLATAVLLYCIGSLSILGPIEAALKHDYTFLFTNGMLDGITSIVLASTFGFGIAIAAGVLFCWQGSLYVLALILKGALSAALLNEITIVGGILILASGLGMLKIKQFSTLNLLPALLVPPIVISVMQLF
- a CDS encoding YueI family protein, producing the protein MANSEDQMDKHLQSAIFGAPVLHPDEQHRNLGTFHERIDVGITFTQALMRDYSTELKSEMAAHPDYQLLLHGLLDEDILNRYVKLANQQHIRFAIRNDLMYQHTPTSLAIALVANCAITPPTIDIDERFPVPPLNTTTDWSHDVLIDHIHRHLERNRQLFSIKHHLI